A window of Variovorax sp. HW608 genomic DNA:
CCGAGAACAGGTTGTTGCCCAGATCCGCGACGCGGAACTCGCGCTTGAGCGCGTCGCTGCCCGGCACGTTGAGCAGCCAGGCCGAGACGAAGTAGTGCTGCACCATCGCGACCCATCCGTTGGTGGCGGGCGCGGGGAGCTCGACCTTGTTCTTGGTGATGTCCGTGAAGTTGATCTTCTGGAACTTCTTCTGCTCCGTGAAGATGGCCGGACCGGTGAAGGTGTTGGTGCCGAACATCGTGCTCGACGCGACCGTGCCGTGGCGAACGAACTGCAGGTAGAGCTGCGCGTCGACCGGCTGGTTGCTCACGTTGACGATCTCGTGCTTGACGTGGATCGAATAGTCGCCGCGCTGGAACACGTAGGTCTTGACGTACTTCAGGCCGCCGACGGGCTGGGATTCGAACGCGACTTCGAGCGTCTTCTGGCCTTCAGCGAGCTCGCGCGCGCCGCTGCGCGGCGTCATCAGCGTCAGGTGGTTGGGGAAGCGCTCGCCGGTCTGCACCTGGTTGAGCAGGCCCGTCTGTGCGACGTAGCGCGTGGCGGGCGAACCGTTCTCCATGAGCGTGACCGGGTGCGATTCGTTCTCGGCGACCGGCATGCCCACGAGGCGGCGGAACCATTCCACCAGGCCGTGGTTGTTCGTCTGGTCGACGAAGTTGAGCAGCTGCAGCTCGGAAAGCGTGCCGCCTTCGCCGTCGATGGTGGCCTTGAAGACGTCCGTCGTCACCGTGACGCGCTCGCCGATGGCGGGCGCGGCGCCTTGCTGCGGCAGCGAAGCGGTCGCCGCGGGAGCGCTCGCGGCCGGCACCCCGCTGGACGGCGCGGCCGGCGTGGCAGGCGTGTTGGCGCGATCGGTCGCCGCGGTCTTGGCCGAAGGAAGGAAGGTCGGCCGGTGACCGTTGTAGACCTGCCATTGGTCCCACAGCAGCACCAGCGAGAAGCCAAAGATCACCCACAGAATGGTGCGGCGGATATCGTTCATGAAGAAGACTTCTTGTCGTCGGAAGTAAGGAAGGCGAACAGCCCCGGTCGCGATGCGGGGCGCTGTGCCTTGGGGGGAACCGGATCGTGGCCGCCCTGGCACCAGGGTTGGCAACGGCAGATCCGGCGCAGTGTGAGGTAGCTGCCGACCAGCGCGCCGTGCTGCTCGAGCGCGCCGATGGCGTAGACGGAACAGGTCGGCTCGAAACGGCAAGCCTGGCCGAGCCAGGGGCTCAGCAGCAGGCGGTAGGCCTTCACGAGGCCGATGAGGAGGCGCCGCATCATGCGCGCGCCGCAGCGGCCCGCTCCAGCAGCAGCTGGAGTTCGGCCCGTACCGCGGCCTTGAGCTTGTCGGAGACCGCGCTCACGAATTGCTTGCGATCGAAGCCGGCGCGCAGGCGCACCACGTGCGCCGCATGCGCGAGCGAGGCTTCGGACGCGGCGGTCACGTTGTA
This region includes:
- the yidD gene encoding membrane protein insertion efficiency factor YidD, whose amino-acid sequence is MMRRLLIGLVKAYRLLLSPWLGQACRFEPTCSVYAIGALEQHGALVGSYLTLRRICRCQPWCQGGHDPVPPKAQRPASRPGLFAFLTSDDKKSSS
- the yidC gene encoding membrane protein insertase YidC, with translation MNDIRRTILWVIFGFSLVLLWDQWQVYNGHRPTFLPSAKTAATDRANTPATPAAPSSGVPAASAPAATASLPQQGAAPAIGERVTVTTDVFKATIDGEGGTLSELQLLNFVDQTNNHGLVEWFRRLVGMPVAENESHPVTLMENGSPATRYVAQTGLLNQVQTGERFPNHLTLMTPRSGARELAEGQKTLEVAFESQPVGGLKYVKTYVFQRGDYSIHVKHEIVNVSNQPVDAQLYLQFVRHGTVASSTMFGTNTFTGPAIFTEQKKFQKINFTDITKNKVELPAPATNGWVAMVQHYFVSAWLLNVPGSDALKREFRVADLGNNLFSVAMVLDVPKLAPGATQLIESNLFAGPEEEKKLEALAPGLELVKDYGIFAIISKPLYWLLNQLYGILGNWGWSIVALVFLLKAAFFWLNAKAYGSMAKMKAINPRIMEMRERLKDKPQEMQQEMMRIYREEKVNPMGGCFPILIQIPVFIALYWVLLSSVEMRHAPWILWIRDLSAPDPWFILPAVMTATSLFQTWLNPTPPDPMQAKLMWIMPLAFSVMFIFFPAGLVLYWITNNVLSIAQQWFINKRLGVLGNKPSK